tATCAGGACATGGTTTTTATTGcagaataattttgtataaacaaGAAAAACCAGGAAACATTGGCTAATCTCCAAAAtctaattgatttaaatgaacAATTTTGTAAGAGTTTAGTTAGTTTCAACAAGAATCATAGGATCATTATGGAGCTGATAGGTGGCACTATTGATGAGATCTAAAAGATGAAATgtagtttatgtaaaatatggTCTATGTAGAAGACGGTCTTTAGCAAGACAATGTCTGGCATGTTTTAAGTAATTCATGACTACACAATGTCctgagtatatttaaataaaactaacctTAGGCGTAATAGGTCTGGTACGGCTTTGCTCTCTCAGCAGGTTCATGACATGAGTGGTGAACTCGTTGCACGCGTTCTCATATTTGTCCAGCTCCTGGTGGTAGATCTGACGGATCTGGGCCAGCTTCGCGCGGTAGTCCGAGTGCTCGATCGCGTTATCTGCTTGGATCATAGTGGATCAGTTGTGCGCTTGATTGCGGTTGGTGGTGTGAGAAATAATAACCTCCAACcgaaaaataatagaaattaatttggTGTTTCGAGTTTATTGTCCCATTGAGAAGTCAGCTGAAATGAATTTGTTACACAAATTCAatagtgattttatattaacatgtCTTTAGAAGAAACTTGGAGATATTGCTGCTTTTAAGCTGAATTAAATACCTAGCCGAACGAGAAACTGGGAAGATATTGCGCTTCAGAAAGGTGTTGAGCCGGTTAGACTATTAGCTGGCAGTTCATGCACAATGGCCCAACCTTCTACAAACTAAGTGTGAAAAAAGAGCCCCTAAATAGAAACAGTTATATCTCACCATCTCGATGGGTCTAGTTGtaataagtaaagaaaaatgttcccaacatataaaaaataccatttagAATATAAGACCAGTTGAAATAAGAGTAAACATTTGTTAGATTTAATAAACTCTTGCTGTAGTCACATGACACTAgaatacaataacattatttacacaTTTAGGACTACATAAATGTTTCTTGTTGACTTGACTTGTTTGAAACTGTTTGTCTATAGTTGACATCAGAAACTGACATGTTGTATGAAAAGTAACATGTTGATATGAATTTCAGgaacaaaataattgtatgttaaATGACACAGATAGTAACAAAAATCAGAAACATTTCATATCTTCAAAATTTTTCCTTATCTGTCTAATAccgtcaataaatatttatttttttgttacaaaactaaaatgataatatatatttttattacttgtaatgattaattatgattattctGGGTCAGTGATCTTTATACAGGTAagaaaaaattgcataaaatatgaCAGATATCCATTTACCCCATTCACCAGCCGCTGCAGAGGCTGAGGCAGCGGCTCCCGCGCCTCCACCCTTCTCCGGCCCTGCCACCCCCTCCGCAATCAACATGTTGTCCAGCCGCATCAGCTGAGGATCTGGGGGCTCCTCCTCTTGCGTATTCCGGAGGGACAGGACTACACAAAAGCATTTCAATTAGTGAGattgttttaaagaaaacatattaataatattaaataagtattacgATATGATAAGCGAGATAttgaaacatataattttttttaattaattttacatttactgTGTACATATTTAACTAATTTATCAAAAGATTTTGTAAATGAAGGCAATATATTGGATATTGAGATTAATAGGAACAATTTTAAATGGTCAGTTgtgaaaatatacaaacatgttTCTTTTTGAAGTGTGCTcattcttatataaataaatgtaagtttcCTTCTCCTTTATTTTGATAGCGTGCTGTAATTTCACAACATTCTAAACAAAACACAAGACGTAACCGAGTGCAGTGAATGTTTAAATTAGTGTAATTTATTACTACTAAACATACATTCAAGGCAACAGAATAAAACAATCAAACCAACCTGTTTTCTCTTTGATTTCGCACAAAACCGAAAATAGCGCAGGTTTCATCCTGTGACAGTTGAGCGTGTGCTTCCTGGCCTGCGCCTCGTCCAGGCTCTGGTCGGTGATGTTCATGATTTGCTGTAGGATTTCGCCGATGTCTTGCTTGCGCGCCTCGCCCTCACCTGTGGCGGGCGCACCCTCGCCACCGGGCAGCCCGTACCCCTGTGGGCCCATCATGCCGCCACTATGCGCCATCATCCTGTTCGGATCGTCCATCGCTCACCGTATCACCACACTCAATACATATACACCTCTCAAACTTACACTAATACGTATACGCTTTTGTACGATGTTAAaacgtaaatttataaaaataatgtctaaaatGTTCAACAAAGATAAATAGGGCGAAAACCTACGGCTTCACCCCCCGTTCACCAGCAAGCAATAAAATGGCCGCCTCCTTTGTGCTGTCAAATCTGagatatttgaaaaagaaaacaaataattaaaactattccTATCACGCTTCATCTCACAATCATTTATGCCGTGATTTAGTGTGAGAGAGGGATAGTAAATATGATGTTGCCATATTTCTCATATAATTGATTGCTGTCCTTAATGCTGcctactaaaatattatgtacgcaTAATTTAcagcacaaataaaaataaaagaaattactaTATCAATACTAGTAAATTATACTTTCGTCGACTATTGTCAAGATGTTATGTTGTTACATTACAACAAtagatacataattttatacagcTAAAATGAACGCTCTTTTATAGCTGTCATTTCATCGTTTCACTGTCACTTTTATTCCAAATCGACGTATTATACTTTTAACATAATGGTACTACTCTCTCTTTATTTATACTAAGGCAAGGTATCAAATAGTAAGCTCAAAATCTAGATATAACTGGAACAAAAAAGTGTCGAGTTGAATTTCTTGTGAATTTCGTCAGCAACCACGCGATCAAAAAGTTAATTACCGGCCAACAGATGTAACGATTAAATGCAGTAATATCATCCATACGGTTAAATGAGACACGTTCTCGCTTTAGTTTATAagtgtagtgtatttagtaaaCAACTACCAGTCGTCTGTAACCAGTTCCGATTTTCACACGCTGAAACTCAGCTGCAGTGGGGAAGCAACAAAAATCACAGGAAGATCAAAATACCAAATCCTCTTAAAGATATAATAATGGCTGACCCCAAAATTGAAGAAATCTTAGCGCCCCTGCGCGCCAGCGTAAAAGAACAGGGTGACCTGGTCAGAAAGCTGAAGGAAGAGAAAGCTCCTGAAATCGACATAAAAAAAGCCGTAGCTGaattaaaaacaagaaaaaaggTGTTAGAAGACAAAGAACTGAGTCTCGCCCCCGTGGAGGAGTTGTTTGATCGCGCGAAAATGGAAGATTTGATCAAGAGAAGATTTTTCTACGACCAGTCATTTGCCATCTACGGTGGTATAACTGGACAGTTCGACTTCGGGCCTATGGGCTGCGCGCTGAAGAGCAACATGATCCAGCTGTGGAGGAAGTACTTCATCCTGCAGGAACAGATGTTGGAGGTGGACTGCTCAATTTTAACTCCTGAACCAGTACTTAAAGCATCAGGCCATGTGGAAAGGTTTGCTGACCTGATGACCAAAGATGTCAAGTCTGGAGAATGTTTCCGTCTGGATCACTTAATCAAAGCTCATCTGGAAAAGATCAAAGCAGAAAAGAATACAAAAGCTGAGCTGAAAGCTGAAATTGAGGACATCCTTGTAAAACTTGATGGTATGACTGCTGATGAAATGTCTGCCTTGATGAAGAGGTTTGACATGAAGTCTCCTATTAGTGGTAATGAGCTTACTCCCCCCATTGAGTTCAATCTTATGTTCAACACCCAGATTGGTCCCTCTGGGTTGGTAAAAGGCTTCCTGAGACCTGAAACTGCTCAAGGTATATTTGTAAACTTCAAACGCCTTTTGGAATTCAATCAGGGCCGCTTA
The sequence above is drawn from the Manduca sexta isolate Smith_Timp_Sample1 chromosome 28, JHU_Msex_v1.0, whole genome shotgun sequence genome and encodes:
- the LOC115453819 gene encoding homeobox protein extradenticle isoform X2; translated protein: MDDPNRMMAHSGGMMGPQGYGLPGGEGAPATGEGEARKQDIGEILQQIMNITDQSLDEAQARKHTLNCHRMKPALFSVLCEIKEKTVLSLRNTQEEEPPDPQLMRLDNMLIAEGVAGPEKGGGAGAAASASAAAGEWDNAIEHSDYRAKLAQIRQIYHQELDKYENACNEFTTHVMNLLREQSRTRPITPKEIERMVQIIHKKFSSIQMQLKQSTCEAVMILRSRFLDARRKRRNFTKQAIELLNEYFYSHLANPYPSEEVKEELARKCGITVSQVSNWFGNKRIRYKKNIGKAQEEANLYAAKKAAAAGASPYSMGAASGAATPLMSPAPAQDSMGYSLPAPGYDQPQPGYDASMPYDPMHQDLSP
- the LOC115453819 gene encoding homeobox protein extradenticle isoform X3; this encodes MDDPNRMMAHSGGMMGPQGYGLPGGEGAPATGEGEARKQDIGEILQQIMNITDQSLDEAQARKHTLNCHRMKPALFSVLCEIKEKTVLSLRNTQEEEPPDPQLMRLDNMLIAEGVAGPEKGGGAGAAASASAAAGEWDNAIEHSDYRAKLAQIRQIYHQELDKYENACNEFTTHVMNLLREQSRTRPITPKEIERMVQIIHKKFSSIQMQLKQSTCEAVMILRSRFLDARRKRRNFSKQASEILNEYFYSHLSNPYPSEEAKEELARKCGITVSQVSNWFGNKRIRYKKNIGKAQEEANLYAAKKAAAGASPYSMGAASGAATPLMSPAPAQDSMGYSLPAPGYDQPQPGYDASMPYDPMHQDLSP
- the LOC115453819 gene encoding homeobox protein extradenticle isoform X4 — translated: MDDPNRMMAHSGGMMGPQGYGLPGGEGAPATGEGEARKQDIGEILQQIMNITDQSLDEAQARKHTLNCHRMKPALFSVLCEIKEKTVLSLRNTQEEEPPDPQLMRLDNMLIAEGVAGPEKGGGAGAAASASAAAGEWDNAIEHSDYRAKLAQIRQIYHQELDKYENACNEFTTHVMNLLREQSRTRPITPKEIERMVQIIHKKFSSIQMQLKQSTCEAVMILRSRFLDARRKRRNFTKQAIELLNEYFYSHLANPYPSEEVKEELARKCGITVSQVSNWFGNKRIRYKKNIGKAQEEANLYAAKKAAAGASPYSMGAASGAATPLMSPAPAQDSMGYSLPAPGYDQPQPGYDASMPYDPMHQDLSP
- the LOC115453819 gene encoding homeobox protein extradenticle isoform X1; this translates as MDDPNRMMAHSGGMMGPQGYGLPGGEGAPATGEGEARKQDIGEILQQIMNITDQSLDEAQARKHTLNCHRMKPALFSVLCEIKEKTVLSLRNTQEEEPPDPQLMRLDNMLIAEGVAGPEKGGGAGAAASASAAAGEWDNAIEHSDYRAKLAQIRQIYHQELDKYENACNEFTTHVMNLLREQSRTRPITPKEIERMVQIIHKKFSSIQMQLKQSTCEAVMILRSRFLDARRKRRNFSKQASEILNEYFYSHLSNPYPSEEAKEELARKCGITVSQVSNWFGNKRIRYKKNIGKAQEEANLYAAKKAAAAGASPYSMGAASGAATPLMSPAPAQDSMGYSLPAPGYDQPQPGYDASMPYDPMHQDLSP